One segment of Triticum aestivum cultivar Chinese Spring chromosome 2A, IWGSC CS RefSeq v2.1, whole genome shotgun sequence DNA contains the following:
- the LOC123189271 gene encoding probable pectinesterase/pectinesterase inhibitor 51: protein MPRAHPRRRRLLPVAAAAAALALLALLVLLPTAPPGGPAAPASLLRAAIAAHPSPASYAHPCADHLSLSLHRLRAALPALESGDLPAALHLASASLQCQYDCSHLLSLPAFPSHSLTSRFLNSLTPQTLTAYPKPASFYSTVAAFPARVRPAATVCKSNPACDFSNVQDAVNAAPNYTAGHFLITVSAGIYKENVVVPFEKTNVLLVGEGMGATVITASRSVGIEGLGTYDTTTVAVVGDGFRARDITFENTAGAGAHQAVAFRSDSDRSVLENVEFRGHQDTLYARTMRQLYRRCHITGTVDFVFGNAAAMFEECVIETVPRAEGSGKSARNVVAANGRIDPGQTTGFVFQNCTVDGSKDFVVLFQAKPQSYRLYLGRPWKEYARTLFVSCYLGKVVRPEGWLAWRGDFALKTLYYGEFDSRGPGANQTSRVGWSSRTSEQHVTFYSVENFIQGHEWIAY from the coding sequence ATGCCGCGGgcccacccccgccgccgccgcctcctccccgtcgccgcggcggcggccgcccTCGCGCTCCTCGCTCTGCTCGTCCTCCTGCCCACCGCGCCGCCGGGGGGACCCGCGGCCCCCGCCTCCCTCCTCCGCGCGGCCATCGCCGCGCACCCGTCCCCCGCCTCCTACGCGCACCCGTGCGccgaccacctctccctctcgctccacCGCCTCCGCGCCGCGCTCCCCGCGCTCGAGTCCGGCGACCTGCCGGCCGCGCTCCACCTCGCCTCCGCCTCGCTCCAGTGCCAGTACGACTGCTCCCACCTCCTGTCCCTCCCCGCCTTCCCCTCCCACTCGCTCACCTCCCGCTTCCTCAACTCCCTCACCCCGCAGACGCTAACCGCATACCCCAAACCCGCCTCCTTCTACTCCACGGTCGCAGCATTTCCGGCGAGGGTCCGTCCGGCCGCCACCGTCTGcaagtccaatccggcgtgcgacTTCTCCAACGTGCAAGACGCCGTCAATGCCGCGCCGAATTACACTGCCGGGCACTTCCTCATCACCGTCTCTGCAGGTATATACAAGGAAAACGTCGTAGTTCCGTTCGAGAAGACCAACGTTTTGCTGGTGGGCGAGGGAATGGGGGCTACCGTGATCACTGCCTCACGGAGCGTGGGGATCGAAGGGCTCGGCACTTATGACACCACGACGGTGGCTGTCGTCGGCGATGGCTTCCGGGCGAGGGATATCACATTTGAGAACACTGCtggggcaggagctcaccaggcGGTTGCGTTCCGGTCAGACAGCGACCGGTCGGTGCTGGAGAATGTGGAGTTCCGAGGGCATCAGGACACCTTGTATGCTCGCACAATGCGGCAATTGTATCGCCGATGCCATATTACTGGAACTGTGGATTTTGTATTTGGGAATGCCGCAGCTATGTTTGAGGAATGCGTGATTGAGACGGTGCCGCGGGCAGAGGGTTCCGGGAAGAGCGCACGCAATGTGGTGGCAGCAAATGGGAGGATTGATCCAGGGCAGACCACAGGGTTTGTGTTTCAAAATTGCACAGTGGATGGTAGCAAAGATTTCGTTGTGTTGTTCCAGGCAAAGCCGCAATCGTACCGGCTCTACTTGGGGCGTCCATGGAAGGAGTATGCAAGGACACTATTTGTCAGCTGTTATTTAGGCAAGGTTGTCAGGCCGGAGGGTTGGCTTGCTTGGCGAGGGGATTTTGCACTCAAGACACTGTATTATGGGGAGTTTGATAGTCGAGGCCCTGGTGCAAATCAGACATCAAGGgtcgggtggagcagtcggacatCAGAACAGCATGTCACATTCTACTCAGTAGAGAACTTTATTCAAGGACATGAATGGATTGCGTACTAA